The Stenotrophomonas sp. NA06056 genome segment GGCGCTCAGTGCGTGGTGGCTGATCGACAAGCTGTCCGGCGACGGACTCAACGCCGCCACCCTGTATCACCTGGGTGCGGACATGGAAGGCGCTGGTGTCGCCGACTTCAAGGGCTATATCGCCGGCTTCATCGTGCTGGCGGCAGTGTCGCTGCTGCCGTTGTTTGCCACGCGGGTGAAGCGCTGGCGCCGTCCCACAGCCGGTGGTGCATGGTTTGCCGGTTTCGCCGCGCTGTGGGTGGCCACGATCATGATCAGCCCACTGGCACGCGATGGCCAACGCCTTTACCAGCAGCTGCGCCCGGTGGATTTCGCCCGTATCGCCCCCGAATACCAGGTGCCCACGCAGGCCCTGCAGCGCCCGCGCAACATCGTGTGGATCTACGGCGAAAGCCTGGAGCGCACCTATCTGGATGAGGCCGTGTTTCCCGGCCTGATGCCCAATCTCAACCGCTTGGCCGCCAAGTCACTCGATGTCCGCGGGCTGGCCTCGGCCGAGGGTGGCGGCTGGACCATCGCCGGCCTGGTGTCATCGATGTGCGGCGTACCGCTGACCACCTCGCAGGGCGATGAGAACAGCATGGACCGGATGGGCAGCTTCCTGCCCAAGGCCGTGTGCCTGGGCGACTACCTGAAGCAGCAGGGCTACACCAACCACTACCTGGGCGGTGCCAACGGCCAGTTCGCCGGCAAGGGCCAGTTCCTGGCCAGCCATGGCTTCGATGAAGTGCATGACCTGGCGTGGTTCAAACAGCAGAAGAAGATCGGCCGCATCCATTACTCCGCGTGGGGCGTGCATGACGACGTGCTGCTGGACACGGCCTATCAGCGCTTCGAGCAGCTGTCGCGGCAGGACGCGCCGTTCATGCTTACCACGTTGACCATGGACACGCACCACCCGGCCGGGCATCTGCCGGTGGCCTGCAAGGGCGAGCGCTACCAGAGCCAGTACGGCAACATCGGCATGCTCAATGCCCTGAAGTGCACCGACCGCCTGATCTCGCAGCTGGTCGAGCGCATCCTGGCCAGCCCCTATGGCAAGGACACGCTGATCGTGATTGCCTCCGATCACCTGGCCATGCCCAATGACCTCAGCCATATCCTGACCAAGCAGAAGCGCGAAAACCTGCTGCTGTTCCTCGGTGACGGCGTGACCCCGCGCCAGCTGGCGGCCGAAGACGGCTCGACGCTGGATTCCGGTGCCACCCTGCTCAGCCTGCTCGATCCGAACCTGCAGACGATGGGCTTTGGCCGTTCGCTGCTGGATGACAAGCGCGCGCCGAGTGCCAGCGCCGCCGCACGCCGCGATGGCGGCCGTGACTACCCGCAGTACCTGGCCTTCGCGCGCTCGCTGTGGCTGGGTGAACCGACCCGGCAGCTGAAGATCGACGGCGATGACCAGGTGGTGGTGGGCCTGCAGCACGTGCAGCCGCCGGTGCTGCTGGAGTACGACAAGGACTGGGACCTGAAATCGGTGTACCTGGAAAACACCTCGCGCCAGTTCGACGACGCCGACCCGGACAACACGCTGGCCTATGTCGATCGCTGCACCGCGTTCGAGGATGGCTCGGCCGACGGCGACTGGTGCGCGCTGCTGGTGAACCGCGACAACGGCATCAAGCTGTACCGCGATGGCGAGCTACGCAACGGCATCGGCGTGGATGCCCCGCTGGATGCGTTCCAAGGTCCCCGCCCCAGCGTGCGCCAGGCGCACATGATCACGCAGAAGGGCCGCCGTACCCGTGCCGGCCAGTACATGCTGCAGTTGGTGGCCAGCACGCGGCCCGATCGCGGGTTCTGGATCGAAGCGGTGTCCTCGCAGCGCAAGGTGGTGCTGGCCCAGCAGTGGGTGCAGCCCGATGCCGATGGCAAGATCAACGTGTCGTTCGGTCTCGACCACGAAGTGGACGACCTGGAGATCCGCGCGTGGTTGAACCACGCCGAGAAGCTGGCGGTAGATACGTTCGCACTGGTGCCCTCGCGCGGGCGGCCGCGGGGGTAAAGGGGGTTCGGCAGGGCTGCGCCCTGCACCTGCCGAGGCTGAAGCAAAAGCAACGGCCAAATCGGCTCTGGGTTGTCTGTGGTTGGGCGGGGCGGTGTGGGTGTGCAGGACACGCCGTAAACCCATCCCTGGGGGCTCGATGGCGCCATCCATGGCGCCAACGGTCCTGCACACCCACACCGCCCCACCCCCGACAGTTTCCCGGTGACGGTTGGTGGTAGATCCACGCCATGCGTGGATGAATGTCCATCGAAATCGAATATCTCGACAATTGATCGAAAAACATCCACGCATGGCGTGGATCTACGTGTCGACCAAGGTCGACACCCACCAAGAGCACGCCATGCCATTCCGACAGATCGCGGGAATCTGTCGAAGGCGGGGTGGGTCCGGTTGCGGGGGTGTCCGCGGCATGGATGCCGCGGCCAAGCCCCCAAGGATGGGTTTACGGCGTCCCCCGCAACCGGACCCACCCCGCCAAACCACGGATAGCCAGCTTTTGCTGTTGCTCCGGCTTTTGCCGTTGCCGTTGCCTCTGCGGGTGCAGGGCGCAGCCCTGCCGCCCCACCCTCTTACTGCTCTGGATCGCGGGTGATGTGGATGTCGGTCGGCGTGGACAGCGGAATGTTCCGCTCGGCCAGGATCTGCAGCAGGCTGAAATACAGATCGCTGCGCGTGCCATACACCTGCCGCGGGCTGGCCACGTAGGCGAAGCTGTTGATGCTGATCTGGCCACCGGCAATGCTGTCGATATAGACCGACGGCGCCGGCTGCTGCAGTACCGAGGTGTGGGCACCGTAGGCATCCAGCAGCGCCTGTCGCAGGCTCGCGACGTCGGTACTGGTCGGCACCGCGAACTGGATCTGGATGCGGCCCTGGTTGTTGCCCATCGTCATGTTGCGGATGGTCTTGGTGATCAGCTCCGAGTTCGGCACGATCAGCGTGGACTTGTCGCTCACCTGGATCTCGGTCGAACGCACGTTGATGCGCTTGATGTCACCTTCCTGGTCACCCAGCTTCACCCAGTCGCCGATCTTCACCGGGCGCTCGGTCAGCAGGATCAGGCCGGAGACGAAGTTCTGGATGATCGCCTGCAGGCCAAAACCAATACCCACCGAGAGCGCGCTGACCAGCAGCGCCAGGTTCTTCAGGTTCAGGCCCATCGCGGTCAGCGCCCACAGGCCCACCAGGATGATGCCGACGTAGCCGGCGATGGTGCTGATCGAATTGCGCGCGCCCAGGTCCAGTTCGGTCTTGGGCAGGTAGGTGTCGGTCAGCCAGCGCTGCAGCAGCTGGGTCAGGCCGATGCCCACCAGCAGTACCAGCACGCCGGTGACGATGCGGCCCGGCTGCAGCGTCAGGTCCTTGTTGATCACGATGCCGTTGGCCAGCGATGCAACGCGCTCGACCACCGAGCCGATATTGCCGAACGGCGCGGCCAGCGCCAGCAGCGCGAACAACACCACGAACGTGCGCAGCAGCGCCGACAACAGCACGCCCGCCTGTTCCAGCTTGGACACGCTGAGGCCGGTGCTGAGCAGGATGGTCTGGCCAACCTTGCTGTCGGCATTGAGCAGCCAGGTGGAGAAATCATCGACAAACTTGAACAGCAGCGTTGCCGCCAGCACCACGATGCTGCCGCCGATCAGCTGCTGGTTCACGAACTTTGCGAAGTTCACATAGCCCATCAGGGTGGCGACAATCGCGGCCACCACGGCGATGTTGCCGGCGACCCGTGCCAGCACCAGCCAGCTGCTGCGCCGTACCGGAACGGCCGCGCCCTGGCCGTCGGCCTGCGCTTCCAGCTTTGCCTCGGCCTCGGCGGTCTGGCGCCGATGCAGGCGTGCCAGGGTCACCAGCATGGCCATGATCAGACCCAGATAGGTCAAGGCGATCACGCCGTCCACTGCCACCGTGGTGACATCGCTGGTGCGGGTGGCACGATCGATGGCTACCAGCACCGTACTCAGCCAGGCCAGGGCAGCAGCACCCCAAGCGTACTTGCGCAGTTTCAGCGCGGCGGTGTCATCCAGGTTCAGCAGCCGCCACGAGGGTCGCTTGGGCACCAGCAGGCAGGCACTGAGCGCGGAAATGAAGGCCGCAGCGAAGGTCGCTGCCTGTATGCCTTCGGCCACGCTCTGCAGTCGCGGCGGAATCGCGCCGATGGCATCCAGTGAAGCCACCAGCACCACCACGGCGTAGCCGGGCAGCAGGGTACCCACCAACAGCAGCCACATGGCCAGGCCGGAGCGGCGCAGGCGGCCGTCGGGCGCTCGCTCGGATGCAGCGAAGCGGCGCCCCAGCGCGCGCAGCCACAGGCGCAGCGGGAACATCATCACCAAGGCCGCCGCCAGCCCCAGCAGCAACGTGCCCCAGCCATGGGTGGCAATGGCCGTGGTCAACGCCGCACGGCCCTGCTGGGCCAACGGCATGACGCGGGCGATGTCGTTTGGCAACTGATCGGCCACCTGTTGCCACAGCGCCGGTGACAGCGGCGAGGCGACCTTGCGCCCCAGTTCCTCGGTGCGCTGCGCGTTGCGCTGTTTGTCGATGTCCGCGCTCAGCTGCTGTGCACGCACGGCATTGGACTTGGCCTGGGCAATCGATGCCACCAGGGCATCGCGCTGGCGGGTCAGCGTGCGCCGCTGCGCGGCCAGCTCCGGCGGTTCCGTGGTGTCCTTGGGCGCATCGCCCAGCTGCGCCAGTTGCTCGTTGAGCTGGTCCAGCTGCGGCTGCAGGGTCTTTTCCAGCGCCTCGGCATCGCGCTTGGCCTGTGATGCAGTTTCCGAAAGCGTGCCCAGCGTTTCGGTGGCCTCGGCGTCCACGCGCTTGCGTGCAACATCCTTCAGCGTGCTGTCGATCTGCGCCAGCTGCTGCTTCGGTGTGGGGTCGTCATCCTGGGCCAGCGCCGGCACGGCCAGCAGCAGCGTGCAACACAACAGCAGGCCCAACCACGGACCACGCACCAGGATCGTTCGGAAGAAAGAAGACACGCCAGCCACACCGGTTCACGCGGACCACCGCGCCTGCGCGCGACTATACGGCAGGCGCCGTAAACGGCGGATGCGCAGGCGCTGGCCGCTGGTTACGGCTCAATACTTCAGCCGCAGTTCTTCCACCTGTGGCTGCTGCAGCGCGTACCAGTCCTGGAATTCTTCCTCGGTGATCTCGTCCGGTGCGTACACCGCGATCGGGTGCCAGTCATGGTCGGTCGGCAACGGCTGGCGCGGCCCGGCGCGCAGGCTGTAGGCCACGCCTTCGTAGTCCACCAGGTCGTCGACCTGCGGCCACTGCTCGCGGGCGAACTGGGTTTCACTCTTCAACAGGATCACCTGGTACATCGGCACCTCCACTGCGGTTGGATCGGAAAAACGCGGCGCTGGCGGAAGCATACCGCTGCGCCGATGACGGCACGCGCTCCGCCGCGGCGACGGAACGTTCTGGACATGACCCTCGCCCCGGCTTCACCCGCCCGTGGCAGTGCCCTCGTCATCGTGGAGGTCCTCTCCTGCCACGCCTGACAATGACCGACCTGCCGCCCCTGAAGACCGTCACCGACCTCAAGCTGCCCCGCTACCTGGGCACCTGGTACGAGATCGCCCGCCTGCCGATGCGCCACGAACCGGAGGGCTGCACCGACGTATCGGCGCATTACACCCTGCTCGACAACGGCAACGTGGGTGTCACCAACCGCTGCCGCATGGACGGCGAGGTCGAGGAAGCCACCGGCGAGGCCTGCGCGATCGACAACGACAGCGCGCGGCTGGAAGTCAGCTTCCTGCCCAAGGGCCTGCGCTGGCTGCCCTTCGCCAAGGGTGACTACTGGGTGATGCAGGTGGCGCCGGACTACAGCGTTGCCCTGGTCGGCAGCCCGGACCGCAAGTACCTGTGGCTGCTGGCGCGTGAGCCGCGGCTGGATGCCACCGTGCAGGAACATTATCTGGCAGCCGCACGCCTGCAGGGCTTCGATCTGTCCGAACTGATCCAGACCCCGCATACCGGCCACCCCACTGCCTGAGCACCAACGCGCATGGACCTGAAGAGTGGATACCCGTGGTGGGCGGTGCGCAACGGCCTGATCCAGGCCTTCCCGCCGCTGGAGCAGGATCTGCACTGCGATGTGCTGGTGGTCGGTGGCGGCATCACCGGCGCGCTGATCGCCGATGAGTTGTCTGCCCATGGGCACGACGTGGCGGTGATCGAGCAGCGTGACATCGGCTGGGGCAGCACCGCAGCCAGTACCGCGTTGCTGCAGTACGAAATCGACACCCACCTGCTGGAGCTGGCCGCGCAGTATGGCAACGACGCTGCGGCGCTGGCTTACCGGGCATGCGCCGATGCGATCCCGGCCCTGCGCCAGGTGGCACGCGGCCTGAAGGACGTGGATTTCAAGCAGATGGACAGCCTGTACCTGGCCAGTCGCCGCCGTGACGTACCGCGGCTGATGGCCGAAGGCGAGGCCCGCCGTGGCATCGGCCTGGATGCGCGCTGGCTGGACCGGGAAGCGCTGCAGGAACGTTTCAGCGTCGATGCCGGCGGTGCGCTGTTGACCCGTCAGGCGGCGCGCGTGGATCCGTACCGTCTGGCCTATGGCCTGCTCGAGCGTGTGTGCAAGCGCGGCGGCGTGGTGCATGACCGCACCGTGCTGCATGCCCTCACCCCCAGCGCGCGCGGCGTGACCGCACGCACCGAATCCGGAGTGCAGATCCGTGCCCGCCACGTGGTGCTGGCGATGGGCTATGCCAACCAGCAATGGCTGGACCCGCGCGTGGCACGCAACCGCAGCAGCTATGCCTTCATCACCGACCCGATCAACGCCGACGAGCTGGGCTGGCTGCAGCGCACCATGGTGTGGGAGAGCGCGCGCCCCTACCTGTACCTGCGCGCCACCGGCGACCGGCGGCTGCTGGTGGGCGGGCTGGACGACGCCATCGATGTTCCCGCCCGCCGCGATGGCCGGGTGGAAAGCAAGGCCCGCAAACTGATGAAGCAGCTAATGCAGTGGTTCCCGCACCTGCAGCCGACCCCGGCGTTTTCGTGGGCGGGCACCTTTGCCGAGACCGCCGACGGCCTGCCGTTTTTCGGGCCGCATGCGCAATGGGGCCCGCGGGTGCAGTTCGCCATGGCCTACGGTGGCAACGGCATCACCTATTCCATGATCGGCGCCGGGCTGCTGCGGGCGGGGGTCGAGCGGCGCAAGCATCCACTGGCGGGGCTGTTCGGGTTCGGGCGGCTGTAACGTGCAGCCAGGCATGGCCTGGCTCTACCGCAATCGGCGGGCGACAGGCATCATTCAAGCAACGCCTGCTAGCGTCGGCCTGTACCGCCGCGTGCTGCGCGGCCCCTCTCCATTGGAGCGCCGTCATGATCCGCCCCCTGACCCTGCTGCTGTGCCTGGCCGCCCTGCCCGGAACTGCCCTGGCGCAGTCCGCTGCCGGTGCCACCGCGCCGCAGGCTTCCGGCCTGGACCTGTCCGTGCCGCAGACGCCGATCCGCTATCTCAACGATCCGGCGCTGCAACAGGATCCGCCGGGCACGTTCTACGGCGACAAGACCGGCCCACGCGTGAACGGCGACGGCAGGATCGCCGATGTGACGGATGACAAGGTCAAGGTGTCCGGCAGTTTCACCACCGGCATCGGCTACGCCAAGAATTACGGCAACACCCACTACAACGCCGCCACGCTCAACCTCAGCAAGAACTACACCAACGATGAAGGCAAGACCCGCGGGGTCAACGTCAACATCCACGTGAGCGAAGGCAAAGGCCCGGGCTTCTTCGGGCCGTATGGTGGCGGCGGTTACTACGGGGGTGGCCCCGGCTATTGGGACTACCCACCGCCCTACGGCTGGTAACCCACGCCCCTGCAGAGCCGAGCCCATGCTCGGCTGCGGCCGGCTGCAGCGCCGAGCATGGGCTCGACGCTACATGGATGAGCATCAATCCAGCCAGCCATCACGCTCGCTGTGCAGGATGCGGCCGTCATACCCACTCAGGCGCACGTCCACGCGCTGATTGCGGGCATTGCGGGCTTCCAGCGACCACGTCGCACCGTCGCGTTCCAGCGAATGGATCTCACGCAGGCCCTGCGACTGCGCCTTGGCCAGCACCTGCTCAGTGCTCAGCAGTGCGCGGCTATCGTGCTCGTCGAAGATCTCGCCGGTCTTCGGGTCCACATACACCTCACTGAAGCGACCGTCGGCGCGGCTGACATCGGCTTCCCACAGGCCATCATCGCGCTCGATCTCATGGATCTGGGTGTAACCGGCCTTGCGCAGGGTCTGTTCGACCTGGGCCATGCCCAGCGGTGCCGCCTGGGCAGCGGGAGCAATGGCAAGCGCAACGACGGTGGCGAGGGTGAGCGACTTCAACATGGGGGTTCTCCTGTTCGGTGCCGGACCATCCCGGCAACGCCACGATGCATGGCGTGGTTAACAGCGGCTTAGCCAGCGCTGTTAGCCAACCGTTAGTCGGTGGCGGCACACTCGCGCCTGTTCCCCATTCCCCATCACCCGCGTGCCCATCCTCTCTTCCCTGTCCCTGCTGCTGGCCCTGGCCAGCGCCCCGACCGCCACCGGCCCTGCCCAGGACCCGGCGCAGCAGGTTGCGCGCCGGGCCGTGCAGCAGGGCCGCTACGTGCCGCTGGAAAGCGTGGTGCGCGATGCGCTCAAGCGCCACCCCGGCCAGCTGCTGGAAGTGGAGCTTGACGACGGCGTGTACGAAGTGGAGATCCTGCGCGCCGACGGCGTGGTGGTGGAGCTGGACTATGATGCGCGCAACGGCAGGCTGCTGAAGACGGAGCTGGACGACTGATGCGCATCCTGTTGGCCGAAGACGATGCCGCATTGGCCGAGCGCCTGCAGCCGCTGCTGGAACAGGCCGGTTACGTGGTCGACGTGGTGGCCGATGGTCGCCAGGCCGAGGAGATCGGCCAGGTGGAAGACCTGCAGGCGGCGATTGTCGATCTGGGCCTGCCCGGGCTGGATGGCCTGAGCGTGATCGAGCGTTGGCGTGGCAATGGCCGCGACTTCCCGGTGCTGGTGCTGACCGCACGCGGGCGCTGGCACGACAAGCTGGCCGGCTTTGATGCCGGCGCCGACGACTACCTGACCAAACCCTTCCAGGCCGACGAACTGGTGCTGCGCCTGCGCGCGCTGATCCGTCGCAGCCATGGCCATGCCAGCCCACGCCTGCAGTGCGGCCCGCTGCAGCTGGACGTCAATGCCGGGCGCTTCGACCTGGACGGCCAGGCACTGGCGCTGAGCCCGCAGGAATTCCGCCTGCTCAGCTACTTCATCCACCACAATGGCCAGGTGATCGGCCGCGACCGCCTGGGTGAGCACGTATTCGATGGCGGCCACGATCCCGATTCGAATGCACTGGACGTGCTGCTGGGCCGCGTGCGCCGCAAGCTTGGCACCGATCTGATCCAGACCGTACGCGGCCAGGGCTGGCGGTTGGCCGCGCCGTGAGCCCGCAACCGTCACTGCGACGCCGGCTGCTGCTGGCCGGTGGCATCGGCCTGCTGCTGGTCTCGGCACTGGCCAGTGCGCTGCTGGGCGAACTGTTCAAGCGCAGCGCGCGCGACCGCCTGGACAACGAACTGCAGCAGGACATGCTGACCCTGCTGGCGCAGGCCGAGATCGATGCCGACGGCCAGCTGCAGTTGCGGCAGGAACCCAACGACGCGCGCTTCCAGCGCGTGTTCTCCGGCGCCTACTGGCAGATCGCCGATGGCAGCGGCAAGGTGCTGCTGCAGTCGCGTTCGTTGTGGGACGAGACGTTGCCCGTGGCCGCCAATGGCGCAGCCGAACGCAATCTTCCTGGCCCGCTGCAGCAGTCGCTGCGCGCACGGGTGCAGCCGGTGCGCCTGCCCCGCGCGACCCAACCCTATGTCGCCGTGGTCGCCACCGACCGCAGTGCATTGGACGCGGACGTCGCCGCGTTCCGCCAACGCAGCGCGATGGCGCTGGCGGTGCTGGTTGCCGCGTGGCTGGCGGTGTTGGCCAGCCAGGTGCATTTCGGCCTGCGCCCGCTGCAGCGTCTCGGTGCGCAGCTGGAACGTGTGCGCCGCGGCGATGCACAGCGCATCGATACGGCGGGACTGGGCGCTGAAATCGCGCCGCTGGGCGACGAACTCAATGCGCTGCTGGACCACCAGCAACGAATGGTGGCGCGCGCGCGTACCAGTGCACAGGATCTGGCGCATGCGCTGAAGACACCTTTGAGCGTGCTTGCCGCCGAAGCTGATGGTGAAGGCCGCGAGTGGCGCACCACGCTGCGCGAGCAGGGCGCGCGCATGCAGGCCAGCGTTGATCGCTATCTTGCCGCCGGGCTGACCGCCGATCATCGCGAGCGCACACCGGTGGCAGCGGTGGCGCAGGCGATGTGCAGGCTGATGGCACGCGTGCATGGCGAGCGCGCGTTGCAGTTCCAGGCCGAGGGCATTGCTACCGATCTGCAGTTCGCCGGTGCCAGTGCCGATCTGGAAGAGATGCTTGGCAACCTGCTCGACAATGCCGGCAAGTGGGCACAGCAGGACGTGACAGTGACGGCGCGTGCGGACGAAGGGCAGTTGCGCATCGACGTGCGCGATGACGGCCCGGGTCTGGCAGCCGAGGCGCTGGCGCAGGTCACCCAGCGCGGCGTGCGGTTGGATGAGCGCGAAAGCAGCAGCGGCCTGGGGTTGGCGATCGTCGGCGATATCGCCGCCAGTTATGGCGGGCGGCTGGCGTTGGAGAACGCGCATCCGGGATTGCGTGCCACGTTGTGGTTGCCGGGCATCGTCAAGCAATAGATCGACCTGGATGCGCCGTTGTAGAGCCGAGCCCATGCTCGGCTCGGGGCAGTGCGAAGCGCAGCCGAGCGTGGGCTCGGCTCTACAGGCAGCGCGAAGAGCGCCGACCAAGGTCGGCATCTACCAGAGCAGGTGTTCGCTGCAAATCAGCGGTGGTGCATCCACCAGCAATCAATCGCGTCCAGCGCGATGTGGATCATCAAACCAATCCCCACCAACCGCGTCTTCTTCGGTACGCACAGGCCCGCATACACGGCAATCGCCGGTGCGGTATGCAGCGGGTGGAAGCCGATGCTGCAGCGGTTCGGGGCATAGATCGGATCGGCCAGCAGATGGTCCAGGTCGATGATCCAGCCCAGCAGCAGCAACAGCCACGCCGACGCAAAGCGCTTGCGCCAGAACAGCCATGCCAGCAGGGCTGGCACGGCGGCATGCAGGAACAGATGGAAGATCGCGCGGGCGCTCATCGGGGGCTGGGGTGACGGCACGGGGCCGTCACCCGGCGCATCAGACCAGCGGTTCGTCGGACAAGTAGGTATAACCGGTCAGGCCCGCTTCCAGCGCTTCGGACAGTTCCTGCGCGCGCTCCGGCGACAGCTCGGCGGCGGCCACGCGCTGCGCATACGCCGCACGCAGGTCATCCAGCTTGTAGCCCACGTAGTCCAGCATCACGTCGGTGGTGTCGCCGCGGCGCTGCTGGGTGATGGCGTAGCCATCGGCATCGGCCAGCACTTCCACCGCGTCGGTATCACCGAACAGGTTGTGGATGTCGCCGAGGATTTCCTGGTAGGCACCGACCATGAAGAAACCGATCCGGTAGCTTTCGCCATGCTTGATCGCGTGCAGCGGCAGCGAGCTGTCCAGGCTTTCGTTCTCGACATAGGTCTTGACCATGCCGTCGGAATCGCAGGTCATGTCGGCGATGATGCCGCGGCGGTCCGGCGTTTCGTTCAGGCGCTCGATCGGCACGATCGGGAACACCTGGTCGATCGCCCACGCATCGGGAATCGACTCGAACACGCTGAAGTTGACGAAATACTTGTCGACCAGGCGCTCGTTCAGTTCATCCAGCGCCGGGCGATGGCTCTTCTCGTCGTAGCTCAGGCGCGCACGCACACCGTGGGCGATGGCATAGAACAGATCGTCGATGCGCGCACGCTGCGGCAGGTCGATCTGGCCCAGCGCATAGCTGGACAGGCCTTCGGCATGGAAGTGCTGCGCTTCCTGGAACAGCTCCACCGCCGGACGCACGTCCAGCTCTTCGTGGATCTCACGCAGGTGGCGGATCGAGGCCGGCTCGTCGTCGTGCTGGTCCGGCACGCGGCCTTCCTGCGCCTGTTCCACTTCGGACACATTGGCGATCAGCACCGCGTGGTGCGCGGTCATCGCGCGGCCGCACTCGGTGACGATGCGCGGCGGGGTCAGGCCGTGTTCTTCGCAGGCATTGGCCAGCGGCTGCACGATGTTGCTGGCGTACGAATTCAGGCCGTAGTTGATCGAGCAGAAGCTGCGCGAGCGGGTGCCTTCGTAGTCAACGCCCAGGCCGCCGCCCACGTCGACGTGGGTGATCTTCGCACCCAGCTGTGACAGCTCGACGAAATAGCGGGTGGCTTCGCGCATGCCGTTGGCGATGTCGCGC includes the following:
- the speA gene encoding arginine decarboxylase — translated: MTDWSLDQARKTYSIPHWADGYFDVDQAGHMVVRPTGADGPVVSLPKVVDAARAAGAKLPLLVRFPDILGQRLGKLQAAFAQAQQDWDYPGGYTAVYPIKVNQHRGVAGTLASHHGEGFGLEAGSKPELMAVLALSRPGGLIVCNGYKDREYIRLALIGRKLGLQTFIVIEKPSELKLVLEESKALDVKPGLGVRMRLASLGAGKWQNSGGDKAKFGLSPRQLLDLWKSLRDTEYADCLSLLHFHMGSQISNVRDIANGMREATRYFVELSQLGAKITHVDVGGGLGVDYEGTRSRSFCSINYGLNSYASNIVQPLANACEEHGLTPPRIVTECGRAMTAHHAVLIANVSEVEQAQEGRVPDQHDDEPASIRHLREIHEELDVRPAVELFQEAQHFHAEGLSSYALGQIDLPQRARIDDLFYAIAHGVRARLSYDEKSHRPALDELNERLVDKYFVNFSVFESIPDAWAIDQVFPIVPIERLNETPDRRGIIADMTCDSDGMVKTYVENESLDSSLPLHAIKHGESYRIGFFMVGAYQEILGDIHNLFGDTDAVEVLADADGYAITQQRRGDTTDVMLDYVGYKLDDLRAAYAQRVAAAELSPERAQELSEALEAGLTGYTYLSDEPLV